In the genome of Treponema pedis, one region contains:
- a CDS encoding SLC13 family permease, giving the protein MKKIKFFHLAVIIPVSILITVINPLNLDLNQKILVSALVMTTALWVTEAVHKTIACIFLLFIFSVFGKTKLYGIVSFAWSDTILLVITTTLLSVGIMKTGIVHKYAKRIFTGNSFKIFKLLILPYILGIVLVFLIPQAFARVIIIGAVLNDLIITANDSEKKAKQAIIFNGFIAVTVTYMFFNSGDIVLNQAAVNFASDLNPEVKEALNFSGWFKLMALPSIITSCVCFFTVYFIFYKDLKHFSGSMISSCNTRDKEDSKSKELASFCIMGGIIILWATQSIHRIPYWIPAGIGVLIMFALKSLNFSDLKSVNLHLLLFLITVFNIGKVLTQAGVTSVIFTSLQTLIPDVNSSLYLLIIAAVTMIMHICIGSSVATMSVVLPIILPLTVSLGYNPAIITLISYIVVNIHFLLPFHHVIAMIGTAKEYYSDKHMLRFGIVMTIITLVLLWAVYIPWWKFLRVLSL; this is encoded by the coding sequence ATGAAAAAAATTAAGTTTTTTCATCTTGCGGTTATTATACCGGTATCTATTTTAATTACCGTAATTAACCCGCTTAATCTGGATTTAAACCAAAAGATTTTGGTGTCCGCCTTGGTAATGACGACAGCCCTATGGGTTACCGAAGCCGTTCATAAAACAATAGCCTGTATTTTTTTGCTTTTTATTTTTTCGGTTTTCGGAAAAACAAAACTTTACGGCATCGTTTCTTTTGCATGGTCCGACACTATTTTGTTAGTTATTACCACAACCTTATTATCGGTAGGTATAATGAAAACGGGTATAGTCCATAAATATGCAAAAAGAATTTTTACGGGCAATTCTTTTAAAATTTTTAAATTGCTTATTTTACCGTACATATTGGGAATTGTTTTAGTTTTTTTAATTCCGCAAGCATTTGCGCGGGTAATTATTATAGGTGCCGTATTAAACGACCTTATTATAACCGCAAACGACTCGGAAAAAAAAGCAAAACAGGCAATAATATTTAACGGATTTATCGCGGTAACCGTAACATATATGTTTTTTAACAGCGGCGATATTGTTTTAAATCAGGCGGCGGTAAATTTCGCTTCCGACTTAAACCCTGAAGTAAAAGAAGCCCTTAACTTTTCAGGCTGGTTTAAACTTATGGCTCTCCCTTCAATAATTACATCATGCGTATGTTTTTTTACCGTTTATTTTATATTTTATAAAGATTTAAAGCACTTCAGCGGTTCTATGATTTCAAGTTGTAATACACGGGATAAAGAAGATTCAAAAAGTAAAGAGCTTGCATCTTTTTGTATTATGGGAGGAATAATAATATTATGGGCAACACAGAGTATACATCGCATTCCGTATTGGATACCGGCAGGAATCGGAGTTCTTATAATGTTTGCTCTCAAAAGTTTGAATTTTTCGGATTTAAAATCGGTTAATTTACACCTTCTTTTATTTTTAATAACCGTTTTCAATATAGGCAAGGTATTAACTCAAGCGGGAGTTACGTCCGTAATTTTTACGAGCCTGCAAACCCTTATACCCGATGTTAACTCTTCCTTATATTTACTTATAATTGCAGCGGTTACAATGATAATGCATATCTGCATAGGCTCTTCCGTAGCTACTATGTCAGTGGTTTTACCCATAATACTTCCCCTTACCGTAAGTCTTGGATATAATCCCGCAATAATTACTCTTATAAGCTACATCGTAGTCAATATTCATTTTTTACTGCCGTTTCATCATGTTATAGCTATGATAGGAACCGCAAAAGAATATTATTCCGATAAACATATGCTGCGATTCGGAATTGTTATGACGATTATAACCTTAGTTTTATTATGGGCCGTTTATATTCCGTGGTGGAAATTTTTAAGGGTGCTGAGCCTATGA
- a CDS encoding PmbA/TldA family metallopeptidase gives MRYENLSRHASLFSEYTELRVQENTAASATSVNGDIVNNVQTKTSGVSARAFKDGVWGFASSPVRTEQSIASSVKRATENVKFLAKKREQTKKSCPLLPAVDSTVNTNLQKMLLKKR, from the coding sequence ATGAGATATGAAAATTTATCGCGGCATGCCTCGCTTTTTTCAGAGTATACCGAATTGCGAGTTCAGGAAAACACGGCTGCAAGCGCAACATCCGTAAACGGCGATATTGTAAACAATGTGCAAACCAAAACCTCGGGAGTTTCGGCGAGGGCTTTTAAAGACGGCGTTTGGGGCTTTGCTTCTTCGCCCGTACGGACGGAACAGTCAATAGCTTCTTCCGTAAAAAGAGCAACGGAAAATGTAAAATTTCTTGCAAAAAAGCGGGAACAAACCAAAAAGAGCTGCCCGCTTTTACCGGCCGTGGACAGCACGGTAAACACGAACCTTCAAAAGATGCTTCTCAAAAAGAGATAA
- a CDS encoding TldD/PmbA family protein → MENYTKKKYPELQSRTFRLSTNGTERSLVTSDKADAYSFVPRANLIIQLKLIANGEPVDLYDVFGGLGQFKDLFNKPSEYYAKIDTVVEDLKKKAEGIYAKPGIHDVVLGPDLAGILAHEAIGHTTEADFVMSGSIAADFMNKPVATPLVTLVDFAYEYNGKLCPVPIWIDDEGVAAKDAVIIKDGILNSYMHNKQSAAIFKVNPTGNARANEFSDEPLVRMRNTAILPGKDKLADMISSIENGYYFIRSSNGQADSTSEFMFGVVLGYEIKNGKLGKALRDCTIAGVAFDMLKTVTMISDDMSWSNSGWCGKKQLINVGMGGPAIKCKIGVGGRE, encoded by the coding sequence TTGGAAAACTATACCAAAAAAAAATATCCCGAACTGCAATCGAGAACATTCCGTCTTTCCACAAACGGTACCGAACGCTCTCTTGTAACCTCGGATAAGGCGGACGCTTACAGTTTTGTCCCAAGGGCAAACCTTATAATACAGCTGAAACTTATTGCAAACGGAGAACCTGTAGATTTATATGATGTCTTCGGAGGGCTCGGCCAATTTAAAGACTTATTTAATAAACCTTCGGAATATTACGCAAAAATAGATACGGTTGTAGAAGATTTAAAGAAAAAGGCCGAAGGCATTTACGCAAAGCCGGGCATTCACGATGTGGTTTTGGGCCCGGACCTTGCAGGAATTTTAGCACACGAAGCTATAGGGCACACAACGGAAGCGGACTTTGTAATGTCGGGTTCCATTGCAGCCGACTTTATGAATAAACCCGTTGCAACTCCTCTCGTTACTCTTGTAGATTTCGCTTACGAATACAACGGAAAACTCTGCCCTGTCCCTATATGGATTGATGATGAAGGCGTTGCGGCAAAGGACGCCGTAATCATAAAAGACGGTATTTTAAATTCTTATATGCACAATAAACAGTCGGCAGCTATTTTTAAAGTAAACCCGACAGGCAATGCCCGTGCAAATGAATTCTCGGATGAACCCTTAGTACGTATGCGCAATACCGCAATTCTTCCCGGAAAAGATAAACTTGCCGATATGATTTCAAGTATAGAAAACGGCTATTACTTTATCCGCTCCTCAAACGGTCAGGCGGACTCTACAAGCGAATTTATGTTCGGAGTTGTTTTAGGCTACGAAATTAAAAACGGAAAATTAGGAAAGGCTTTACGCGACTGCACAATTGCAGGCGTTGCCTTCGATATGCTTAAAACCGTAACTATGATCAGCGACGATATGAGCTGGAGTAACTCCGGCTGGTGCGGAAAAAAACAGCTTATCAACGTAGGTATGGGAGGCCCGGCAATTAAATGCAAAATAGGAGTAGGAGGACGCGAATAA
- a CDS encoding TldD/PmbA family protein, giving the protein MSKFDGMKNVEFILEQLKKEGADKAACSVNKSIKSEMNIDSGNLSLYRTTENVSVVIKSLIDTRKGVITGNDLSDSAIKENACKAVELSRSSEKDDGNDISPMQPAEELSVGDIEPDNEKMYERLKEFLDYTKSEYPTLQLNQCILDFTRDEKNYANSNGVRFKETQGVYSFGAMFFAKDSKGTSSFNYSGASHLNLNTPLKDWGNIDEIMKQNCEQTDTKTFEGAFTGDIIITPASVMDFINTAVSLFMSDMPLITGTSIWKDKLGEKVISSLFTLRSNPRKPGIELENLYTNDGFKTQNTTLIEKGILKNFALSLYGAKKTGKARCVSGGESLIIECGNESKDSMIKNVKRGILLGRFSGGSPASNGDFSGIAKNSYLIENGKITMPLSETMIAGNLVKMLSEIITVSKERIDYGNTILPWIHSTGITISGN; this is encoded by the coding sequence ATGAGCAAGTTTGACGGAATGAAAAATGTCGAGTTTATTTTGGAACAATTAAAAAAAGAAGGCGCCGACAAGGCTGCCTGTTCCGTAAATAAAAGCATAAAAAGCGAAATGAACATAGACTCGGGGAATTTAAGTCTTTATAGAACTACGGAAAACGTTTCCGTTGTAATAAAATCCCTTATCGATACAAGAAAAGGTGTTATAACCGGAAACGATTTAAGCGATTCGGCAATTAAAGAAAATGCCTGTAAGGCCGTCGAGCTTTCCCGCTCTTCGGAAAAAGATGACGGTAACGATATTTCACCTATGCAGCCTGCGGAAGAACTTTCCGTCGGAGACATTGAACCCGATAATGAAAAAATGTATGAGCGCTTAAAAGAATTTTTGGATTATACGAAATCCGAATACCCTACTCTTCAATTAAACCAATGCATTTTGGACTTTACAAGAGATGAAAAAAATTATGCCAATTCCAACGGTGTACGCTTTAAAGAAACTCAAGGCGTTTACTCTTTCGGTGCAATGTTTTTCGCAAAAGATTCAAAAGGCACAAGCAGTTTTAATTACAGCGGAGCCTCTCATCTTAATTTAAATACACCATTAAAAGACTGGGGCAATATAGATGAAATAATGAAACAAAACTGCGAACAAACGGACACAAAAACATTTGAAGGAGCCTTTACGGGGGACATTATAATTACTCCCGCAAGCGTTATGGATTTTATAAATACCGCAGTTTCTCTTTTTATGAGCGATATGCCCCTTATTACAGGCACTTCAATTTGGAAAGATAAATTGGGAGAAAAAGTTATTTCTTCTTTATTTACGCTCCGCTCAAATCCCAGAAAACCGGGCATTGAACTTGAAAACCTTTACACAAACGACGGGTTTAAGACACAAAACACAACACTAATCGAAAAGGGAATTTTAAAAAATTTCGCTTTGAGTTTATACGGAGCAAAAAAAACCGGTAAAGCCAGATGCGTTTCAGGCGGAGAAAGTTTAATCATAGAATGCGGAAATGAATCGAAAGACTCTATGATTAAAAACGTAAAACGCGGTATACTTTTAGGACGTTTTTCTGGAGGCTCGCCCGCATCAAACGGAGACTTTTCAGGTATTGCAAAAAACTCGTATTTAATCGAAAACGGCAAAATAACAATGCCCTTATCCGAAACGATGATTGCAGGAAACCTTGTAAAAATGCTTTCGGAAATAATTACAGTGTCAAAAGAAAGAATAGATTACGGAAATACGATTCTTCCGTGGATTCACTCTACGGGAATAACCATTTCCGGAAATTAA
- the citD gene encoding citrate lyase acyl carrier protein, whose amino-acid sequence MQVKREAVSGTLQSNDCFVRVEPAQELELNLKSSVMSEFGAQIKSAVQEVLDKFEIKACKLFLEDKGALDCTIKARVETALRRSDEK is encoded by the coding sequence ATGCAAGTAAAACGGGAAGCGGTTTCCGGGACGCTTCAATCCAACGATTGTTTTGTCCGCGTGGAACCTGCACAGGAACTGGAGCTTAATTTAAAAAGCTCCGTAATGAGCGAATTCGGTGCCCAAATTAAAAGCGCCGTACAAGAAGTTTTGGATAAGTTTGAAATTAAAGCTTGCAAACTTTTCTTAGAAGACAAGGGAGCCTTGGATTGCACAATTAAGGCCCGTGTGGAAACGGCTTTGAGGCGCTCGGATGAAAAATAG
- a CDS encoding HpcH/HpaI aldolase/citrate lyase family protein — protein MKNRRSMLFMPGNNPGMLVSADILGADSVIYDLEDAVALDEKDSARILVRNALSFLEFTHSEITVRINPIDSPYWEKDLEAVIPVLPDGIVIPKASVDAVHSIEQKINEIKKTHKITKDFRLLMLVESARGIMDINSIAKASPLIEALLLGGEDYSVDMGIPRTRLSKELEYARFSLTTAAHAYALDSLDTPFTDVDDFEGLRLDTAFSKSIGFSGRLVINPRQVEEIHKVFSPSNTEIERALAILQAAEEAAKKGLGVFSFKGKMVDLPVIKRAEALVNSARSWGLIK, from the coding sequence ATGAAAAATAGAAGAAGTATGCTTTTTATGCCGGGTAACAACCCCGGAATGCTCGTTTCGGCGGACATACTCGGAGCCGATTCCGTTATTTACGATTTGGAAGACGCCGTAGCTCTGGATGAAAAAGATTCGGCAAGAATACTTGTACGGAACGCCCTTTCTTTTTTGGAGTTTACCCATTCGGAAATTACAGTACGCATAAATCCCATCGATTCCCCCTATTGGGAAAAAGACTTGGAAGCCGTAATTCCCGTTTTGCCCGACGGCATAGTTATCCCTAAGGCTTCGGTAGATGCGGTTCATTCTATCGAACAAAAAATAAACGAAATAAAAAAAACTCATAAAATAACAAAGGACTTCCGCCTCCTTATGCTTGTAGAATCCGCACGCGGAATAATGGACATAAATTCCATTGCAAAGGCCTCGCCCTTAATTGAAGCCCTTCTTTTAGGCGGAGAAGATTATTCCGTGGATATGGGAATTCCGAGGACACGCCTTTCCAAAGAGCTTGAATATGCAAGGTTTTCACTTACAACTGCGGCACACGCTTATGCTCTTGATTCCCTTGATACGCCCTTTACCGATGTAGATGACTTTGAGGGCTTAAGGCTTGATACCGCCTTCAGTAAAAGCATAGGTTTTTCGGGAAGACTTGTAATTAACCCGCGTCAAGTTGAAGAAATACATAAAGTCTTTTCTCCCTCAAATACTGAAATTGAAAGAGCTCTTGCAATTTTACAGGCGGCGGAAGAAGCTGCAAAAAAAGGCTTAGGAGTATTCAGCTTTAAGGGAAAAATGGTAGATTTACCCGTAATAAAAAGAGCGGAAGCCCTAGTTAATTCCGCCCGCTCTTGGGGCTTAATAAAATAA
- the citF gene encoding citrate lyase subunit alpha, which yields MKNILGREGLDNPFKGAFANKKNNKYNITKNVTPVFGKTLAEVLDEINPHDGMTVSFHHHLRNGDYVLDMVMREFQKRGIKDITVMASSIFPCHEILVDLMKDGTVTGLITSYMSGPVAKAVSRGECKNPVIMTTHGGRPRMILEKEVCIDAAFLAAPAVDDEGNISGSEGKSFCGSLGYAVADAQCAKHTVAITDYRTKKVKNADIKGCFVNTVVEVERIGDPTGIVSGTTQITKDPIGLKIARNCRTLIEHSGLFKNGFSMQTGAGGISLAVANEMYGAMKEKNIKGSFASGGITGYFVKMLEEGLFENLYDVQCFDLAAVDSTEKNAGSHHKISADMYANPNNPEHVAGKLDVVILGASEIDLDFNVNVTTGSDGIILGGSGGHADTAAGAKLSIIVSKLFNARVSCLVEKVRTVTTPGETIDAFVTERGIAINPKHSDLIKKLKEETDLEIKTMEELKEIVEKFTGKPKVLPRSEEIIGISTYRDGTVLDVINKV from the coding sequence ATGAAAAACATACTTGGAAGAGAAGGGCTTGATAATCCCTTTAAGGGAGCCTTTGCAAATAAAAAGAACAATAAATATAATATCACGAAAAACGTAACACCGGTTTTCGGAAAAACCTTAGCCGAAGTCTTGGACGAAATCAATCCTCATGACGGAATGACCGTAAGTTTTCATCACCATTTAAGAAACGGGGACTATGTTCTCGATATGGTAATGCGGGAATTTCAAAAACGCGGAATAAAAGACATAACCGTAATGGCATCTTCCATTTTTCCCTGCCATGAAATTCTTGTCGATTTAATGAAAGACGGAACCGTTACCGGGCTTATTACTTCTTATATGTCAGGCCCTGTTGCAAAAGCCGTAAGCAGGGGCGAATGTAAAAACCCCGTAATTATGACAACACACGGCGGAAGACCGAGAATGATTTTGGAAAAAGAAGTCTGTATAGATGCAGCTTTTTTAGCGGCGCCAGCAGTAGACGATGAAGGAAACATTTCAGGCTCGGAAGGAAAATCTTTTTGCGGCTCTTTAGGCTATGCCGTTGCCGACGCTCAATGCGCAAAACATACTGTAGCCATTACAGATTACCGCACAAAAAAAGTAAAAAACGCCGACATTAAAGGCTGTTTTGTAAATACCGTTGTAGAAGTCGAGCGTATAGGAGACCCTACAGGCATTGTAAGCGGAACTACTCAAATTACAAAAGACCCGATAGGATTAAAAATTGCCCGCAACTGTAGAACTTTAATAGAACATTCGGGGCTCTTTAAAAACGGATTCAGTATGCAAACGGGGGCAGGCGGTATTTCACTTGCAGTTGCAAACGAAATGTACGGTGCAATGAAAGAAAAAAATATAAAAGGCAGCTTTGCTTCAGGCGGAATCACCGGCTATTTTGTTAAAATGCTTGAAGAAGGTTTATTTGAAAACCTTTACGATGTTCAGTGTTTCGATTTGGCCGCCGTAGATTCAACCGAAAAAAATGCAGGATCCCATCATAAAATTTCGGCGGATATGTATGCAAACCCCAATAATCCCGAACACGTAGCGGGTAAACTGGACGTTGTTATTTTAGGGGCAAGTGAAATTGATTTGGATTTTAACGTAAATGTAACTACGGGCTCCGACGGAATTATCTTAGGCGGCTCCGGCGGACACGCCGACACCGCAGCGGGGGCAAAACTTTCGATTATAGTTTCAAAATTGTTTAATGCAAGAGTTTCGTGCTTAGTCGAAAAAGTGCGCACGGTAACAACCCCCGGCGAAACGATAGATGCCTTTGTTACAGAACGGGGAATTGCAATTAACCCTAAACATTCCGACCTTATTAAAAAATTAAAAGAAGAAACCGATTTGGAAATTAAAACAATGGAAGAACTGAAAGAAATTGTAGAGAAATTTACAGGCAAACCTAAGGTCCTTCCTCGGTCGGAAGAAATTATCGGAATAAGCACTTACCGCGACGGAACGGTTTTAGATGTAATAAATAAGGTTTAA
- the selB gene encoding selenocysteine-specific translation elongation factor, which translates to MAYILGTAGHVDHGKTALVKKLTGIDTSHLPEEKKRGMTIELGFASLQDPVHGTVGIVDVPGHERFIRNMVAGTWGLDAALLIVAADDGWMQMSSDHLRVLKAMQVNSVLLVITKSDLVEREMLELLIEDAAVHCERIIGKRLPSVAVSSLTGSGMETLKSEITKLLSSSKKRSYDTPFLYVDRVFVLKGIGTTITGTLRGKKLKVGDSLTVYPSSEECRIKSIQNHHNDVEEIEQGSRTALNLKIGEKTEIERGMLLADKNTVSILNGKELLIRVDEVFFKNGVKNHSELEIALGSAHAIGTVHFNRFDKTLARLSLEKPLACSWNQTAVLIRHGGSEILASCRVLAAFESYKRIQFKEAFEVYNGKELPSVFSYKFNAEGFLENTSVKSEELCTDKNEITEYSGIRFLKKKLIGWEELILKTANGSQAGFTIDEAALPLPPKVKTAVFKKLCSENKLENDGYIFKLKGRTEEDISKNAKLLLELAFKAGFNGIETDKINIPQARKEARDLIKLGKLICLENFLHYHKDFYEKAVKNIFDKFKTGGKFTIAEARDATGLSRKYILPILNLLEKEGKLKRDGNDRIVL; encoded by the coding sequence ATGGCATATATTTTGGGTACAGCAGGGCACGTGGATCATGGAAAAACCGCATTGGTAAAAAAACTTACCGGTATTGACACCAGCCATTTACCTGAAGAAAAAAAACGAGGAATGACAATAGAATTGGGTTTTGCTTCTTTACAGGACCCGGTACACGGTACTGTAGGCATAGTAGATGTTCCGGGGCACGAGCGGTTTATACGGAATATGGTAGCGGGTACTTGGGGTTTGGACGCCGCTCTTTTAATAGTTGCGGCGGACGACGGGTGGATGCAAATGTCTTCCGACCACTTGAGGGTATTAAAAGCAATGCAAGTAAATTCGGTTCTGCTTGTAATAACAAAATCCGATTTGGTTGAACGGGAAATGCTTGAACTTTTAATTGAAGATGCCGCCGTACATTGCGAACGAATTATCGGAAAAAGACTGCCGTCCGTTGCCGTTTCTTCCCTTACGGGAAGCGGCATGGAAACCTTAAAATCCGAAATAACGAAACTTTTATCATCGTCGAAAAAACGGAGTTATGATACGCCTTTTTTATATGTCGATAGGGTCTTTGTTTTAAAAGGCATAGGCACTACAATTACAGGAACCTTACGCGGCAAAAAATTAAAAGTAGGAGACAGCCTAACCGTTTATCCTTCTTCGGAAGAATGCAGAATTAAATCTATACAAAATCATCATAATGATGTAGAAGAAATAGAACAAGGCTCCCGTACGGCATTAAATTTAAAAATAGGAGAAAAAACCGAAATAGAGCGCGGAATGCTCCTTGCGGATAAAAATACCGTTTCAATTTTAAACGGAAAAGAATTACTTATCCGAGTTGATGAAGTATTTTTTAAAAACGGAGTAAAAAACCATTCGGAGCTTGAAATAGCATTGGGAAGCGCTCATGCAATAGGTACCGTACATTTTAACCGATTCGACAAAACACTTGCCCGGCTTTCTCTTGAAAAACCTCTGGCATGCTCGTGGAATCAAACGGCCGTTTTGATAAGACACGGAGGAAGCGAAATATTGGCTTCATGCAGAGTACTTGCGGCCTTTGAAAGCTATAAACGCATACAGTTTAAAGAAGCCTTTGAAGTTTATAACGGAAAAGAACTTCCTTCGGTTTTCAGTTATAAATTTAACGCCGAAGGTTTTTTGGAAAATACCTCCGTTAAAAGCGAAGAGCTGTGTACCGATAAAAACGAAATTACGGAATATTCCGGAATCCGATTTTTAAAGAAAAAACTTATCGGCTGGGAAGAGTTGATTTTAAAAACCGCAAACGGGAGTCAGGCGGGCTTTACAATTGATGAAGCGGCTCTTCCTCTTCCGCCTAAGGTAAAAACCGCCGTTTTTAAAAAACTTTGCAGTGAAAACAAACTTGAAAACGACGGTTATATTTTTAAACTGAAAGGACGCACGGAAGAAGATATTTCCAAAAATGCGAAACTTCTTTTAGAACTTGCATTTAAAGCGGGTTTTAACGGCATAGAAACCGATAAGATAAATATTCCGCAAGCAAGAAAAGAAGCAAGAGATTTAATTAAACTCGGTAAGCTCATTTGTCTTGAAAATTTTTTACATTATCATAAAGATTTTTATGAAAAGGCGGTAAAAAATATTTTCGATAAATTTAAAACAGGAGGCAAATTTACAATTGCGGAGGCAAGGGACGCTACAGGGCTTTCACGCAAATACATACTTCCTATTTTAAATTTACTTGAAAAAGAAGGCAAATTAAAACGCGACGGAAACGACAGGATTGTTTTATAA
- a CDS encoding TraR/DksA family transcriptional regulator — protein MKKSFIEEMKEYLMNERDEILDSIKKNNEEYEDTLENTIPKDFADLASYSTDRAMLEFIGESNVKKLQKIDSALDRIHAGKYGKCIRCNAMIPEARLKALPYALKCIACQSKDEKKVRK, from the coding sequence ATGAAAAAGAGTTTTATTGAAGAAATGAAAGAATATTTGATGAATGAAAGAGATGAAATTCTTGATTCAATAAAAAAGAATAATGAGGAGTATGAAGATACGCTGGAAAACACGATTCCTAAGGACTTTGCGGATTTAGCTTCGTACAGTACGGACAGAGCTATGCTTGAGTTTATAGGCGAGTCGAATGTAAAAAAACTTCAAAAAATAGATTCCGCATTGGATAGGATACATGCGGGAAAATACGGAAAGTGCATACGCTGTAATGCCATGATTCCGGAAGCGCGGCTTAAGGCTTTGCCTTATGCTTTAAAGTGTATAGCCTGTCAAAGTAAGGACGAGAAAAAGGTTCGTAAATAA
- the infA gene encoding translation initiation factor IF-1, with product MAKEEAIEVEGTVKESLPNTMFRVELKNGHIILAHLSGKMRKHYIKIVPGDTVKVALSPYDLTRGRIVFRER from the coding sequence GTGGCTAAAGAAGAAGCAATTGAAGTTGAAGGTACGGTAAAAGAATCTTTACCGAATACAATGTTTAGAGTAGAGTTAAAAAACGGGCATATTATATTAGCCCACTTATCGGGAAAAATGCGCAAGCACTACATTAAAATCGTCCCCGGCGATACGGTAAAAGTAGCCCTATCGCCTTACGATCTGACCCGCGGAAGAATAGTCTTTAGAGAACGCTAG
- a CDS encoding J domain-containing protein: METYYDILNVPENADGEEIKKAFRILAMKYHPDKNPGDRTAEERFKKINEAYAVLSDTEKRRSYDSGRFSSVYGRGNYASNGTGNPFGNSRKNGNPFGENPFDRYGQSDYEDSFEFDWFKAWTEQQTGKRQKGQNENNRSGLRTFIHGAASIIFGILLIRTAVFFGIFGLILSFSLIVKGIRDIKSVF, from the coding sequence GTGGAAACATATTACGATATTTTAAATGTGCCTGAAAATGCCGACGGGGAAGAAATAAAAAAGGCTTTCCGTATTCTTGCAATGAAATATCACCCTGATAAAAATCCCGGAGATAGGACGGCTGAAGAGCGTTTTAAAAAGATAAATGAAGCTTATGCGGTTTTATCCGATACGGAAAAAAGGAGAAGCTACGATTCGGGAAGGTTTTCTTCGGTTTACGGCCGCGGAAATTACGCTTCAAACGGAACGGGAAATCCTTTCGGTAATTCAAGAAAAAACGGTAACCCTTTCGGAGAAAATCCGTTTGACCGATACGGACAATCCGATTATGAAGATTCTTTTGAGTTTGATTGGTTTAAAGCATGGACTGAACAACAAACCGGAAAGAGGCAAAAAGGGCAAAACGAAAATAACCGCAGCGGTTTACGCACTTTTATTCACGGTGCCGCTTCAATAATATTCGGAATTTTATTGATTCGAACTGCGGTGTTTTTCGGTATATTCGGTCTTATTTTATCGTTTTCGCTTATTGTAAAAGGAATCCGCGATATAAAGTCTGTCTTTTAA
- the pyrH gene encoding UMP kinase translates to MVTVLSVGGSIVAPDKPDTDFLNKFAKSIRNWLAKDSSRKLIMVIGGGGPARVYQNAYNEIAALSGGNVSNDEADWIGISATRLNAQLVKAVFSDLCPNPVVYDPTAVEVFAGQVLIAAGWKPGFSTDNDAVLLAERFSGKTVVNLSNIAKVYTDDPKTNPEASPIDSISWADFIKIVGTEWVPGKNSPFDPVASLRAQKAGIKVICASGKDIENLENILNDKPFNGTVIG, encoded by the coding sequence ATGGTAACAGTTTTATCCGTAGGAGGCTCTATTGTCGCTCCCGATAAGCCGGACACCGACTTTTTAAATAAATTTGCAAAGTCTATAAGAAATTGGCTTGCAAAGGATTCATCAAGGAAATTGATAATGGTAATAGGCGGGGGAGGCCCTGCACGAGTTTACCAAAATGCTTATAACGAGATTGCAGCTTTAAGCGGCGGAAATGTGTCAAACGATGAAGCAGATTGGATAGGCATAAGCGCAACCCGTTTAAATGCCCAATTGGTTAAAGCCGTTTTTTCCGACCTTTGTCCCAATCCTGTAGTTTATGACCCCACGGCGGTGGAGGTGTTTGCAGGGCAAGTGCTTATTGCAGCCGGCTGGAAGCCGGGTTTTTCCACCGATAATGATGCCGTTCTTTTGGCGGAAAGGTTTTCGGGAAAAACCGTAGTTAATCTTTCGAATATTGCAAAGGTGTATACGGACGACCCTAAAACCAATCCTGAAGCAAGCCCGATAGACTCCATTTCGTGGGCCGATTTTATAAAAATTGTCGGAACCGAATGGGTACCCGGAAAAAACAGCCCTTTTGACCCTGTAGCAAGTTTACGCGCACAAAAAGCGGGAATAAAAGTTATTTGCGCTTCGGGGAAAGATATAGAAAACCTTGAAAATATTCTTAATGATAAACCTTTTAACGGGACGGTAATAGGATAG